The proteins below come from a single Natranaerofaba carboxydovora genomic window:
- the gmk gene encoding guanylate kinase: MSVDNGSNGLLIVLSGPSGVGKGTVRDELFRVNDNIIYSVSITTRQPRKGETDGKDYFFSSKNNFFKMIENNELLEWAEVYGNYYGTPRQFVEKNLENGKDVILELDIQGALQVQDSFPEGVFIFLLPPSISELKERIKRRGTEAKEDLDKRLGAAKEEIYIAREYHYVIVNKEVNSSASTINSIIQAEKCKFNRYGEELIKEVIKK; encoded by the coding sequence ATGAGCGTAGATAATGGAAGCAACGGATTATTAATTGTATTATCAGGGCCGTCTGGAGTGGGGAAAGGTACGGTTCGGGATGAACTTTTTAGAGTTAATGATAATATAATATATTCGGTATCTATTACCACAAGACAACCTAGAAAAGGTGAAACAGATGGGAAAGACTATTTTTTTTCGTCTAAAAACAACTTTTTCAAAATGATAGAGAATAATGAACTTTTAGAATGGGCAGAAGTATATGGTAACTATTATGGCACTCCAAGGCAGTTTGTTGAGAAAAATCTTGAAAATGGCAAAGACGTAATATTAGAACTAGACATTCAGGGAGCTTTGCAGGTACAAGATAGTTTCCCTGAAGGTGTCTTTATATTTCTTCTGCCTCCATCTATATCCGAACTTAAAGAAAGGATAAAAAGGCGGGGGACAGAGGCTAAGGAAGACCTGGATAAAAGGCTTGGTGCTGCAAAAGAGGAGATATATATTGCCAGAGAGTACCACTATGTCATTGTTAACAAAGAAGTAAATAGCTCTGCTTCAACCATTAATTCAATTATTCAAGCCGAAAAATGCAAGTTTAATAGATATGGAGAAGAATTAATTAAAGAGGTGATAAAAAAATGA
- the rpoZ gene encoding DNA-directed RNA polymerase subunit omega, whose protein sequence is MKEPSVDELVGMVDSKYTLVIASAKRARQIVDGSEVLVDTDAKKSVSIALEEIKNKKLDIYREPGQGIK, encoded by the coding sequence ATGAAAGAACCGTCAGTCGATGAACTTGTTGGGATGGTTGATAGTAAATATACATTGGTGATAGCATCGGCAAAAAGAGCAAGGCAAATAGTAGATGGATCAGAAGTTTTAGTTGATACAGATGCTAAAAAAAGTGTAAGTATAGCCTTAGAAGAGATTAAAAACAAAAAGCTTGATATTTATAGAGAGCCTGGTCAGGGAATTAAATAA